The Sinomonas sp. P10A9 genome includes a window with the following:
- a CDS encoding circularly permuted type 2 ATP-grasp protein, whose amino-acid sequence MSDLFEDYSVAAERTGAYDEMFAPRQAARPSYGHLAEALAGLDLADVSSRADSMARTFLDRGVTFDFAGEERPFPLDIVPRIIPADEWSVLERGVAQRVKALEAFLNDVYSKMALVSDGVVPRRLITTSQHFHRQVHGFEPAGGVRVHISGIDVVRDSAGTFRVLEDNVRVPSGVSYVLENRRAMAKGLPEAFSQQPIRPVEEYPRRLLAALRKTAPAGVDEPTIVVLTPGVFNSAYFEHTLLAGLMGVELVEGRDLICRGNRVYMRTTAGEQRVDVIYKRIDDDYLDPLQFRSDSMLGCPGLVNAARAGGVTIANAVGNGVADDKLVYSYVPDLIRYYLGEDPIIANVDTYRLEEDAAREEVLDRLAELVVKPVDGSGGKGLVIGPDASREELDTLRKRVIADPRGWIAQPVLQLSTVPTLSGDRFGPRHVDLRPFALNDGDDVWVLPGGLTRVALKEGSLIVNSSQGGGSKDTWVLAQSSDVPIEAEPRHSISIRERTSVWPVESNWRDRQAEQQQQ is encoded by the coding sequence ATGTCGGATCTCTTCGAGGACTACTCAGTCGCCGCCGAGCGTACCGGCGCGTACGACGAGATGTTCGCGCCGCGCCAAGCGGCACGCCCCAGCTACGGCCATCTCGCGGAGGCTCTCGCAGGACTCGACCTCGCGGATGTGAGCTCGCGCGCGGACTCGATGGCCCGCACCTTCCTCGACCGGGGCGTCACGTTCGACTTCGCGGGCGAGGAGCGGCCCTTCCCCCTCGACATCGTTCCGCGCATCATCCCCGCGGACGAGTGGAGCGTCCTCGAGCGCGGTGTAGCCCAGCGGGTCAAGGCGCTCGAGGCGTTCCTCAACGACGTCTACTCCAAGATGGCCTTGGTGAGCGACGGCGTCGTCCCCCGGCGGCTCATCACGACAAGCCAGCATTTCCACCGTCAGGTCCACGGGTTCGAGCCGGCCGGCGGAGTGCGCGTGCACATCTCGGGCATCGACGTGGTGCGGGACTCGGCCGGCACGTTCCGTGTCCTCGAGGACAACGTGCGCGTCCCCTCCGGTGTGAGCTATGTGCTCGAGAACCGTCGCGCCATGGCCAAGGGCCTCCCCGAGGCGTTCAGCCAGCAGCCGATCCGTCCCGTCGAGGAGTACCCCCGCCGCCTTCTCGCGGCCCTGCGCAAGACCGCACCGGCGGGCGTCGACGAGCCGACCATCGTGGTCCTCACGCCGGGAGTGTTCAACTCGGCGTACTTCGAGCACACGCTCCTCGCGGGGCTCATGGGCGTGGAGCTCGTCGAGGGCCGTGACCTCATCTGCCGCGGAAACCGCGTGTACATGCGCACGACGGCGGGCGAGCAGCGCGTCGACGTCATCTACAAGCGCATCGACGACGACTACCTCGACCCTCTGCAGTTCCGGTCCGACTCGATGCTCGGCTGCCCCGGCCTCGTCAACGCGGCCCGTGCCGGCGGTGTGACGATCGCCAACGCCGTGGGCAACGGCGTCGCTGATGACAAACTCGTCTACTCCTATGTTCCGGACCTCATCCGGTACTACCTGGGAGAGGACCCGATCATCGCCAACGTCGACACCTACCGCCTCGAGGAGGACGCCGCGCGCGAGGAGGTCCTCGACCGCCTCGCCGAGCTCGTGGTCAAGCCCGTGGACGGCTCCGGCGGCAAGGGGCTCGTGATCGGGCCGGACGCGAGCCGCGAGGAGCTCGACACTCTGCGCAAGCGCGTGATCGCCGATCCGCGCGGGTGGATCGCACAGCCCGTCCTGCAGCTCTCGACCGTTCCGACGCTTTCGGGAGACAGGTTCGGGCCCCGCCACGTGGATCTGCGCCCGTTCGCCCTCAACGACGGCGACGACGTGTGGGTCCTCCCCGGCGGGCTCACGCGGGTGGCCCTCAAGGAGGGGTCGCTCATCGTGAACTCGAGCCAGGGCGGCGGCTCGAAGGACACATGGGTGCTCGCCCAGTCCTCCGATGTGCCCATCGAGGCCGAACCGCGGCACTCGATCAGCATCCGCGAGCGCACGAGCGTCTGGCCTGTCGAGAGCAACTGGCGCGACCGCCAGGCAGAACAGCAGCAGCAGTGA
- a CDS encoding alpha-E domain-containing protein, which yields MLSRIAESLFWIGRYVERADGTARILDVHLERLNHLPASEQRTVAQELLGVMGSQSDKEDFRLTDLLQSLAYDRSHATSIAGSLGAARENARRARETVSSSLWECLNTTYYGLSQHRKDVVGTYRFCNWVLERTAMVRGLADTTMSHDEGWLFLVLGRSLERADMTARMLSTREVHTAGMSWVNMLRCAGAYESFLRTRRAAFDDRHAAEFLLMDRLFPRSIVYALRDADDALAKLDPSDTRVGFINDARRIVGQTRTFLEFHRTDDLMAELPEHMERVQRAVAQTSDAVSRKYFNRADEQAWVGEVS from the coding sequence TTGCTCAGCCGCATCGCTGAATCCCTATTCTGGATCGGCCGCTACGTGGAGCGTGCCGACGGGACCGCCCGCATCCTCGACGTCCACCTAGAGCGGCTCAACCACCTGCCGGCCTCCGAGCAGCGCACCGTCGCGCAGGAACTGCTCGGCGTCATGGGCTCCCAGTCCGACAAGGAGGACTTCCGGCTCACGGACCTCCTGCAGTCCCTCGCGTACGACCGCTCCCACGCGACAAGCATCGCCGGCTCCCTCGGTGCCGCACGCGAGAACGCCCGCCGCGCCCGCGAGACCGTGTCGTCGAGCCTGTGGGAGTGCCTCAACACGACGTACTACGGGCTCAGCCAGCACCGCAAGGATGTGGTGGGGACCTACCGCTTCTGCAATTGGGTCCTCGAGCGCACGGCCATGGTCCGGGGCCTCGCAGACACGACGATGAGCCACGACGAGGGATGGCTGTTCCTCGTGCTGGGCCGCTCGCTCGAACGGGCGGACATGACGGCCCGCATGCTCTCGACACGCGAGGTGCACACTGCGGGGATGTCGTGGGTCAATATGCTCCGGTGCGCGGGCGCCTACGAGTCGTTCCTGCGGACACGGCGCGCCGCGTTCGACGACCGTCACGCCGCCGAGTTCCTGCTCATGGACCGCCTCTTCCCGCGCTCGATCGTGTACGCGCTCCGCGACGCCGACGATGCGCTGGCCAAGCTCGACCCGTCCGACACGCGCGTGGGCTTCATCAATGACGCCCGCCGCATCGTGGGGCAGACACGCACGTTCCTCGAGTTCCACCGCACCGACGACCTCATGGCGGAGCTGCCCGAGCACATGGAACGGGTCCAGCGGGCGGTCGCCCAGACGTCCGACGCGGTCTCGCGCAAGTACTTCAACAGGGCCGACGAGCAGGCCTGGGTGGGAGAGGTTTCATGA
- a CDS encoding transglutaminase family protein, which yields MTRLKILHRTVYRYNKRVTLSYNEARMTPLTEPQQVVLESQVRVAPTQAAVSSYKDYWGSRVTAFDMQIPHEYLEVVSSTTVEVHRVERVPLEGEVVSWERLRSPEVEDQFSDWLPQSRLSAPGSEVLGIVPGLAGDMDPNQAAHAVFDWMRGEMRYMPGSTGVTTDAEQAWNQRQGVCQDLAHLAIGSLRSLGIPARYISGYLHPRSGAEIGEVVAGQSHAWLEWWDGEWRSWDPTNHKPAGDFHVTVARGRDYRDVPPLKGILSGGGGSHLEVTVEITRVA from the coding sequence ATGACCCGGCTGAAGATCCTTCACCGTACCGTCTACCGGTACAACAAGAGGGTCACCCTCTCGTACAACGAGGCGCGGATGACGCCGCTGACAGAGCCCCAGCAGGTGGTGCTGGAGTCGCAGGTGCGCGTTGCGCCGACCCAGGCCGCCGTCAGCTCCTACAAGGACTATTGGGGCAGCCGCGTCACTGCGTTCGACATGCAGATCCCGCACGAGTACCTCGAGGTTGTCTCCTCGACCACCGTCGAAGTGCACCGGGTCGAGCGCGTCCCCTTGGAGGGCGAGGTCGTCTCGTGGGAGCGGCTGCGCAGCCCCGAGGTCGAGGACCAGTTCAGCGACTGGCTGCCGCAGTCCCGGCTCTCAGCCCCGGGCTCCGAGGTGCTCGGAATCGTCCCCGGCCTTGCCGGCGACATGGACCCGAACCAGGCCGCCCACGCCGTCTTCGACTGGATGCGTGGGGAGATGCGCTACATGCCGGGGTCCACCGGCGTGACCACGGACGCCGAGCAGGCCTGGAACCAGCGCCAGGGCGTGTGCCAGGACCTCGCGCACCTCGCGATCGGGTCGCTGCGGAGCCTCGGCATCCCGGCCCGGTACATTTCCGGCTACCTCCATCCGCGCTCGGGGGCTGAGATCGGCGAGGTCGTTGCCGGGCAGTCGCACGCGTGGCTCGAATGGTGGGACGGCGAGTGGCGCTCGTGGGACCCGACCAACCACAAGCCGGCCGGCGACTTCCACGTGACCGTGGCCCGCGGCCGCGACTACCGCGACGTGCCCCCGCTCAAGGGCATCCTGTCCGGCGGCGGAGGCTCGCACCTGGAGGTCACGGTAGAGATCACGCGAGTCGCCTGA